From the genome of Aspergillus oryzae RIB40 DNA, chromosome 4:
TAAAGAACTCAGCTGTACAAACTACGTGATAACATAACCCCTCCTAGTTCTAAACACAAAGAAGTAACAaccacatcgtcatcatacATCCCTATCGGCTCCATAACCGAGCGCTTCTGTTTCCACTAAAACAGAGCGGAAAGCGGTTCAAATTACGTCACTACTATTGTGCCCGCAGATTCACAAAATATTCTTGAACACCTCGAGCCAAACTCTCCTTCCGTCATGACCTCCATCGAGCCAACTTCTGAGAAAATGTCAAGCGTTGTTCTTGTCACTGGTGCTACCGGCCTGCTCGGCCGGCAGGTATTCAACACTTTCAAGCACTCGGGGTGCTTTGTCGTCGGCCAAGGCTATTCGAGAGCCAACCCACCGACCATCCTGAAAGCCGATTTGGAGAACAAGGACGACATCCAGCGTATCCTGGACGAAGCAAAGTAAGTGCATTGGGGAAATGTGGTGTGAGGAAATCTCTCTTAACCATCAATTGCCCCGCGGGGGCGTACATATTAGAACAAAGAGCTAATATGAATGTGCCACAGACCTCAGATTATCATCCATTGTAAGCTAAACAAAGTATCGTAAAATATCTCACAGGGGAGACTGACACGCACGTCTATAGGCGCCGCCAATCGTTCCCCCGATCTGTGTGAGCAAGACCCCGAGAAGGCGCGCCGGGTGAATGTCGAGGCTACGCGGACCCTTGCAGAAGAAGCCTCGTCCCGCGGCGCATTTCTCATTTACATCTCTACGGACTACGTGTTTCccggaaaggaaggagaagctccgTATGAGACCGATGCGGAAACGAACCCTCCCAACCTTTATGGTCAGCTGAAGCGGGATGGTGAGGTTGCTGTTCTGGAGGCAACGAAGGAGACCGGGCTCGGCCTCGTCCTTCGGGTGCCTGTCCTGTACGGTCCTTCTGATAATAACTCGGAGAGCGCGGTCAACTGTTTGATCGATGCGGTGTGGAAGTCTCAGACTCCCGAGTCGAGCGTGAAGATGGATGACTGGGCCCAACGGTatcccaccaacaccgaAGACGTTGCGCGCGTGTGTCGCGACATTGTCATTAAGTATATCAAGGAGCGCACGCGGTTGCCGCAGCAGCCTCATATTCTCCAATTCAGCTCGGAAGATCGTATGACCAAATATGAGATCTGCGAGAAGTTCGCGGAGGTACTCGGGCTACCCCTGGATAGGATGATCAGGAATAAGCAAGGGAACGAGCCTGGTGGAGTACAAAGACCCTACGATACTCATCTATCGACCAAGGGACTCAAGGACCTTGGAATTGATGTCCGGACTACGGATTTTGTCGCGTGGTGGTAAGTCGATATTAGGATCGTCGGTGGTGCATGAAGCTAATGCGGAGAACCAGGCGGAAACATCTGGGCGCATACAAGAAATAAGCCATGCGCTGAGcgttcttttttttttttatcacaCTTGGGACTTGTGTGTGGAGAATGAAAAGCCTGTGTGTACCAGGTACTAACTAGAGTATGACGACAGAGATCGCGtgctggaaatgaagaagaccgtTCCAGACAATTGGTATCCGACTTGGTGGATATATGTAGGTGGAGTGAGTGCGCGCGATAAGTGGTTACGATACAAAAAGAAGTGTCCATAATGTCTGTATTGCATAATGggaatgatgacgatgacatcagaaataaaaagatttGTATTTTGTTCATtagtttctcttctttttcgaggTGTGAAACTTGGCAGGGCAACAGGACTAGTTTCTTGGGAGTCACACCGATCCCACCGCAACGATCAAATTAGACGAGTGAATCtcttgttgctttttcttttttctctctgttaGCCCCTAGAGTGCGATCATACCAATTGGCATCGTGGATGCTTCCCCAGCACACTATGCCCTATTGGGTGGGGTTAATCTCACTTGGGGACGACGCTAGACTCGAAAGGGGCAACGGCAGTGGAAGGCAGACGCTTCGATGCGCCAAAACCCACGAAACTGGCCGTTATTTCCTGATTTTATTGTCATCGTTGAATCCGCCCTGTCAGTCTTAGTTGGGaattttaaaatattttaaaataaaaatagcacataaaaaaaaagaaaagaatcaaaaaAGGTACACATTCCTCACCTGTTCCAATTtcatctttttttctcccctaCTCCCGTTCTCAGAGTCAGATCACATTCCAGATATTCCTAGTGCGAAGGGTACCTGAATAAATTCCAACCTCCTTGCTGCGTGCAGTGTCGTGCCTGCAACTTGCCA
Proteins encoded in this window:
- a CDS encoding dTDP-4-dehydrorhamnose reductase family protein (C-3 sterol dehydrogenase/3-beta-hydroxysteroid dehydrogenase and related dehydrogenases), which gives rise to MTSIEPTSEKMSSVVLVTGATGLLGRQVFNTFKHSGCFVVGQGYSRANPPTILKADLENKDDIQRILDEAKPQIIIHCAANRSPDLCEQDPEKARRVNVEATRTLAEEASSRGAFLIYISTDYVFPGKEGEAPYETDAETNPPNLYGQLKRDGEVAVLEATKETGLGLVLRVPVLYGPSDNNSESAVNCLIDAVWKSQTPESSVKMDDWAQRYPTNTEDVARVCRDIVIKYIKERTRLPQQPHILQFSSEDRMTKYEICEKFAEVLGLPLDRMIRNKQGNEPGGVQRPYDTHLSTKGLKDLGIDVRTTDFVAWWRKHLGAYKK